One Nostoc punctiforme PCC 73102 DNA window includes the following coding sequences:
- a CDS encoding 4Fe-4S dicluster domain-containing protein → MALINQRIDVPVIVDESKCLEKCTACIEVCPLDVLAKNPETGKAYMKYDECWFCLPCEKECPTNAITVQIPFLLR, encoded by the coding sequence ATGGCTTTAATTAATCAAAGAATAGATGTTCCTGTGATCGTTGATGAATCAAAATGTTTAGAAAAATGCACAGCCTGTATTGAGGTTTGTCCCTTGGATGTATTGGCAAAAAATCCAGAAACAGGCAAAGCTTACATGAAATATGATGAGTGTTGGTTTTGTCTACCTTGTGAAAAAGAATGTCCAACGAATGCAATTACTGTACAGATTCCCTTTTTATTACGTTAA
- a CDS encoding GNAT family N-acetyltransferase has translation MINELTVVGQFKIRQAEIKDVEIIASLCEQLEYFVTNQQIEQRLTKIKNNDAHIVYVATLEDEYVIGWAHAHICDSIVIPTPAILLGLVVDKDCRHSGIGRFLMHQIEQWASLAGCDNVLLRSNIKRKEAHSFYEKIGYTNIKQSLTFHKQLL, from the coding sequence ATGATCAATGAATTAACTGTAGTTGGGCAATTTAAAATTAGACAAGCTGAGATTAAAGATGTAGAGATAATTGCTAGTCTTTGCGAACAACTAGAATATTTTGTGACAAATCAACAAATAGAGCAGCGCCTTACTAAAATTAAAAATAACGATGCTCATATTGTGTATGTTGCCACTTTAGAAGATGAATATGTAATTGGTTGGGCGCACGCTCATATTTGTGACTCTATAGTTATTCCGACTCCAGCGATTCTTTTGGGATTAGTTGTAGATAAAGATTGTCGTCATAGTGGAATTGGGCGTTTTTTGATGCATCAAATTGAACAGTGGGCTTCTCTAGCTGGATGTGATAATGTTCTGTTACGTTCTAATATTAAACGCAAAGAAGCGCACTCATTTTATGAGAAAATTGGCTATACCAATATCAAGCAATCATTAACTTTTCATAAACAATTGCTTTAG
- a CDS encoding HAD-IA family hydrolase: protein MKYAFQVQNEYKNIEKWHLYDDVIPTLQYTIKNNYKNIILSNHIPELHEIIDQLNITEYFDEIYTSGKIGYEKPSLNFYAYIINDLKIEKTECVMIGDSYNADIAGALRADIQAILVRKPNDKNYKLYSKDFRGILKIIRRISTIE from the coding sequence ATAAAATATGCTTTCCAAGTCCAAAATGAATATAAGAATATTGAAAAATGGCATTTATATGATGATGTAATTCCTACTTTACAATATACAATCAAGAATAATTATAAAAATATAATTTTATCAAATCATATACCTGAGTTACACGAAATCATAGACCAATTAAATATTACAGAATACTTTGATGAAATATATACGTCTGGAAAAATTGGATATGAAAAACCCAGTCTCAATTTCTATGCTTATATCATCAATGATTTAAAAATTGAAAAAACAGAATGTGTAATGATAGGTGATAGCTACAATGCTGATATCGCTGGAGCATTACGGGCAGATATACAAGCAATTTTAGTAAGGAAGCCTAATGATAAAAATTATAAACTTTATAGTAAAGATTTCAGAGGAATACTAAAAATAATCAGAAGAATTTCAACTATAGAATAA
- a CDS encoding fumarate reductase/succinate dehydrogenase flavoprotein subunit → MDINTQRIKTDVLVIGGGTAGTMAGIKAKQANPDAEVLILEKANIRRSGAIAMGMDGVNTAVIPGHSTPEQYVREITLANDGILNQKAVYQTGKLGYEVIQELESWGVKFQKDVQGNYDLKQVHRVGKYVLPMPEGKDLKTILTRQVKRHKVKVTNRVMSTRVLVKEGGAVGAVGFDVRNGDYIVIQAKAVILCTGACGRLGLPASGYLYGTYENPTNAGDGYSMAYHAGAELSNIECFQVNPLIKDYNGPACAYVAGPFGAHTANAEGNRFISCDYWSGQMMLEIWKELNSGKGPVQLKMTHLDEDTIAEIESILWANERPSRERFHQGRNEDYRTHGVEMHISEIGLCSGHSASGVWVNENAQTTVPGLYAAGDMASVPHNYMIGAFVFGRIAGTDAIEYIQDLDFIEPDTDFLEAEKARIYAPLTRPNGVPHTQVEYKLRRLVNDYLQPPKSGNKIEIGLKHFVQYQQTLDVMGARDPHELMRSLEVHFIRDCAEMAARASLYRQETRWGLYHYRLDYPEKNNEEWFCHVNLKKDELGQMILFKRPVDTYIVGVDIYHEVYDIATK, encoded by the coding sequence ATGGACATCAACACCCAACGGATAAAAACTGATGTACTTGTCATTGGTGGCGGTACAGCCGGAACAATGGCAGGTATCAAAGCTAAACAAGCAAATCCCGATGCAGAGGTGCTGATTTTAGAAAAGGCTAACATCCGACGGAGTGGTGCGATCGCAATGGGTATGGATGGGGTAAACACCGCAGTCATTCCTGGTCATTCTACCCCAGAACAATACGTGCGCGAAATCACCTTAGCTAACGACGGTATTCTCAACCAAAAAGCTGTATATCAAACAGGCAAATTAGGTTATGAAGTCATCCAAGAATTAGAAAGTTGGGGGGTGAAATTTCAAAAAGATGTCCAAGGCAACTATGATTTAAAACAAGTGCATCGTGTGGGTAAATATGTCTTACCCATGCCAGAAGGTAAAGACCTCAAAACCATTCTCACCCGCCAAGTCAAACGCCACAAAGTCAAAGTGACAAATCGTGTCATGTCAACAAGGGTGTTAGTTAAAGAAGGTGGTGCTGTTGGTGCAGTAGGATTTGATGTCAGGAACGGCGATTATATTGTCATTCAAGCCAAAGCAGTCATCTTGTGTACAGGTGCTTGCGGCAGATTAGGATTACCAGCTTCTGGCTATCTCTACGGCACTTACGAAAATCCTACCAATGCCGGAGATGGCTATTCAATGGCTTATCATGCAGGAGCAGAACTCAGCAATATTGAATGCTTTCAAGTTAATCCTCTAATTAAAGATTATAACGGCCCTGCTTGTGCTTATGTCGCTGGGCCTTTTGGCGCTCATACTGCCAACGCCGAAGGAAATCGCTTCATTAGTTGTGACTATTGGAGTGGTCAAATGATGTTGGAAATCTGGAAAGAATTAAACTCTGGTAAAGGGCCAGTCCAACTGAAAATGACCCACCTTGATGAAGATACCATTGCTGAAATTGAATCAATACTTTGGGCAAATGAACGACCGAGTAGAGAACGCTTTCATCAAGGCAGAAATGAAGATTACCGCACTCACGGCGTAGAGATGCACATTTCCGAAATTGGCTTATGTAGCGGTCATAGTGCCTCTGGTGTGTGGGTAAATGAAAATGCTCAAACAACCGTCCCTGGTTTATATGCAGCCGGAGACATGGCCAGCGTTCCCCATAATTACATGATTGGGGCATTTGTTTTCGGTCGCATAGCCGGAACTGATGCCATTGAATATATCCAAGATTTAGATTTTATCGAACCAGATACAGACTTTTTAGAAGCTGAAAAAGCCAGAATTTATGCACCTTTAACTCGCCCAAATGGTGTACCTCACACCCAGGTAGAATACAAATTAAGACGCTTAGTTAATGATTATCTGCAACCACCAAAATCAGGCAATAAAATTGAGATTGGTTTGAAACATTTTGTCCAATATCAACAAACATTAGATGTAATGGGCGCCCGTGACCCTCATGAATTGATGCGTAGTCTAGAAGTTCACTTTATTCGTGACTGTGCAGAAATGGCAGCCAGAGCATCATTATATCGTCAAGAGACTCGTTGGGGTCTTTATCATTACCGCTTAGATTATCCAGAGAAAAATAATGAAGAGTGGTTTTGTCATGTCAATTTAAAGAAAGATGAATTAGGACAAATGATATTGTTTAAGCGTCCTGTTGATACTTATATTGTGGGTGTGGATATATATCATGAAGTTTATGATATAGCAACGAAATAA
- a CDS encoding formylglycine-generating enzyme family protein yields MRKKHCFLTLLLIQLVALISLLSNLSALAVTVNLCPPEMVLIPGGIFNMGADNSGFVEERTAKNVTVTSFCIDKYEVTNAQFAEFVKATKYVTVAQCPLPKEQFPDLPDEQRLPGSLVFHQPKQGVKQVQFLSWWHWTPGANWQHPFGSDSTVVGKENYPVVHIAYEDALAYGIWAGKSLPTEAQWEYAARGGLDGATYTWGNQYSETKANTWQGIFPFFNTKADGYIGTAKVGSFSANGYGLYDMTGNVWEWTSDWFSLGHENKAHSVNPTGASKSFDPKKPTEIALHVIKGGSYLCAPNYCSRYRPAARESQAPDTGTSHIGFRLVKNLV; encoded by the coding sequence ATGCGAAAAAAACATTGCTTTTTAACGCTACTGCTGATTCAGCTAGTTGCACTCATATCACTATTGAGCAATTTATCCGCATTAGCAGTTACCGTTAATCTCTGTCCTCCAGAGATGGTACTCATTCCTGGAGGTATTTTCAATATGGGAGCGGATAATTCGGGTTTTGTGGAAGAGCGAACAGCGAAAAATGTTACAGTTACCTCCTTCTGCATTGATAAATACGAGGTGACAAACGCTCAATTTGCTGAGTTTGTCAAAGCAACAAAGTATGTAACAGTTGCACAATGCCCTTTGCCAAAAGAGCAGTTTCCCGACTTACCAGATGAGCAGAGATTACCAGGTTCTCTAGTGTTTCATCAGCCAAAACAAGGTGTTAAGCAAGTCCAATTTCTCAGTTGGTGGCATTGGACACCTGGCGCTAACTGGCAGCATCCCTTTGGTAGCGACAGCACTGTTGTAGGTAAAGAAAACTACCCAGTTGTGCATATTGCTTACGAGGATGCCCTCGCTTACGGAATATGGGCAGGAAAATCCTTACCAACAGAAGCACAGTGGGAATATGCGGCTCGTGGTGGCTTAGATGGCGCAACTTATACCTGGGGTAATCAATATTCGGAGACAAAAGCCAACACCTGGCAGGGGATTTTCCCTTTTTTCAATACCAAAGCTGATGGTTATATAGGAACGGCAAAAGTAGGCTCTTTTTCGGCCAATGGTTATGGACTTTACGATATGACCGGTAATGTTTGGGAATGGACTTCCGACTGGTTCAGTTTAGGACATGAGAACAAAGCTCACAGTGTCAACCCCACAGGAGCCAGTAAAAGTTTTGACCCTAAAAAACCCACAGAGATTGCTCTTCATGTAATCAAAGGCGGCTCTTATCTATGTGCGCCGAACTATTGCAGCCGCTACCGTCCAGCCGCACGAGAATCTCAAGCTCCCGATACAGGAACTAGCCATATCGGGTTTCGCTTGGTGAAGAACCTGGTTTAA
- a CDS encoding Mrp/NBP35 family ATP-binding protein yields the protein MSSHQLPFQRSDEEVQASSGDSLTIARKQEVVQLLKQISDRTLKNDIISLGMVRNLRIVDDYIYLRLYIGSHQHQLETEIQTVLSSLTWSKKTYIQLCTIPGVRTTLAVSSGKGGVGKSTTAVNLAAALQLAGAKVGLLDADVYGPNVPQMLGLGKSEVKVIDTPKGQRFVPLEAHGIKVMSVGLLAEADHPLAWRGPVLHKIITQFIHEVEWGELDYLLIDLPPGTGDAQITIVQESPICGVILVTTPQNVAISDVRRSVYMFRQVGVPVIEIIENMSYFIGNGGEKISIFGSGGGQKLVEELKAPLLGQIPIDPLICNGGDVGEPLMLVDPNSKASQVFVQIAGALNATFSGSM from the coding sequence ATGTCAAGCCATCAATTACCCTTCCAGCGTTCAGATGAAGAAGTACAAGCTTCTTCTGGCGACTCCCTCACCATCGCCCGGAAACAAGAAGTTGTGCAACTTCTCAAGCAGATTAGCGATCGCACCCTAAAAAATGACATTATTAGTCTGGGGATGGTGCGAAATCTGCGGATAGTTGATGATTATATATATTTGCGTTTGTATATTGGTTCCCATCAACATCAATTAGAAACCGAGATTCAAACTGTATTATCATCCCTAACTTGGAGTAAAAAAACTTACATTCAACTCTGCACCATTCCAGGAGTAAGAACAACTCTAGCAGTTTCCAGTGGTAAGGGGGGTGTGGGGAAGTCTACCACTGCGGTTAATTTAGCAGCAGCTTTACAATTGGCTGGGGCAAAAGTCGGTCTGTTGGATGCTGATGTTTACGGTCCCAATGTTCCCCAAATGCTGGGACTGGGTAAATCTGAAGTGAAAGTTATTGATACTCCCAAAGGGCAAAGGTTTGTGCCATTAGAAGCCCACGGTATTAAAGTTATGTCTGTGGGACTGTTGGCTGAAGCAGACCATCCTTTAGCTTGGCGCGGCCCAGTTTTACATAAAATCATCACCCAGTTTATCCATGAAGTGGAGTGGGGAGAACTGGATTATTTATTAATTGACCTTCCTCCTGGTACTGGTGATGCTCAAATTACTATCGTGCAAGAAAGCCCGATTTGCGGGGTAATATTGGTAACAACTCCCCAAAATGTGGCAATTTCGGATGTCCGCCGCAGCGTTTATATGTTTCGCCAAGTTGGGGTTCCTGTTATCGAGATTATCGAAAATATGAGCTATTTCATAGGGAATGGTGGCGAAAAAATTTCGATTTTCGGTAGTGGTGGCGGTCAAAAGTTAGTAGAAGAACTCAAAGCACCTCTTTTAGGGCAGATTCCCATTGATCCCCTCATCTGTAATGGCGGCGATGTCGGAGAACCCCTAATGCTCGTTGACCCTAACTCCAAAGCTAGTCAAGTATTTGTGCAAATTGCTGGGGCGTTAAATGCTACTTTTTCTGGTTCTATGTAA
- a CDS encoding HAD family hydrolase, with translation MNYKAIIFDLDNTLLNFELCERRAILGALEDCAVSLDLNGVSETTFIQVFETYSSKYWIQREKFSPTELIEMSYQSTLAELNIKTDQISNLGKSCWQIFNHLGVMEPDVKEVLTVLAHSYRLAVITNGFVSAQLPRMQAAGIEHFFEEVVVSEAIGFAKPSPEIFHHALSRLDLTPAQVLYVGDSLTHDYAGAMQVNIDFCYYNRKNQVLPQEAQPKFMISELLKLLELVK, from the coding sequence ATGAATTATAAAGCCATAATTTTCGATCTCGATAATACACTATTAAATTTTGAGCTATGTGAACGCCGAGCTATTCTGGGAGCGCTTGAAGATTGTGCAGTCTCTTTAGATTTAAATGGAGTAAGTGAGACTACTTTTATTCAAGTGTTTGAAACTTATAGTTCCAAGTATTGGATACAGCGAGAAAAATTTTCTCCTACTGAGTTAATCGAGATGTCTTATCAAAGTACGCTTGCTGAATTGAATATAAAAACAGATCAAATCAGCAATCTTGGTAAAAGTTGTTGGCAGATTTTTAATCATTTGGGTGTCATGGAACCTGATGTAAAGGAAGTGCTAACTGTTCTCGCACACAGTTATCGTTTAGCTGTTATCACCAACGGTTTTGTATCAGCACAACTACCGAGAATGCAAGCTGCGGGAATTGAGCATTTTTTTGAGGAAGTTGTAGTTTCGGAAGCAATTGGTTTTGCTAAACCATCTCCTGAAATATTTCATCATGCGTTATCTAGATTAGATTTAACACCAGCACAAGTACTTTACGTAGGAGATTCTCTCACTCATGACTATGCGGGAGCAATGCAAGTTAATATTGATTTTTGCTATTACAACCGAAAAAACCAAGTTTTACCACAAGAAGCACAACCAAAGTTTATGATAAGTGAACTCTTAAAATTGCTAGAATTGGTTAAATAA
- a CDS encoding class I SAM-dependent methyltransferase: protein MSIYNSIGLHYSKTRVPDIRIVNKIIDLLNLPKNSIIADIGAGTGGYSLALANKGFLVNAIEPSLVMQKQAVEHPQVKWFTGYAENLPLLDNSVDTVVSILAIHHFSHLPKAFQEMHRIIKNGAIILLTFDIRLAQKIWLYDYFPFLWEDALQFLPLNEQINLIQINTKRRVEAIPLLLPYDLSDLFAAAGWRRPELYLQAEVRAGISSLALANQDLVDQGVKLLTADLSSEKWRKQYGDIHNLTEIDIGYRFIHTTLNN from the coding sequence ATGTCTATTTATAATTCAATCGGTCTACACTACTCAAAAACTCGCGTTCCTGATATCCGCATTGTCAATAAAATAATTGATTTACTCAATTTACCCAAAAATAGCATTATTGCTGATATTGGGGCTGGTACCGGTGGTTACAGCCTAGCGCTAGCTAACAAAGGATTTCTTGTTAATGCTATCGAACCTTCTTTGGTAATGCAAAAACAAGCAGTAGAACATCCGCAAGTTAAATGGTTTACTGGCTATGCAGAAAATTTACCTCTACTTGATAACTCTGTTGATACTGTTGTAAGCATCCTGGCAATTCATCACTTTTCCCATCTCCCAAAAGCATTTCAAGAAATGCACAGAATAATTAAGAATGGGGCAATAATTTTGTTAACTTTTGATATTAGATTAGCTCAGAAGATATGGCTTTATGACTATTTTCCCTTTTTGTGGGAAGATGCCTTACAATTTTTACCACTTAACGAACAGATAAACTTAATTCAGATTAATACTAAAAGGCGTGTTGAAGCCATACCCCTTTTATTACCATACGATTTATCTGATTTATTCGCAGCAGCAGGCTGGAGACGGCCAGAGTTATATCTTCAAGCAGAAGTACGTGCGGGAATATCATCTTTGGCATTAGCTAATCAAGATTTAGTAGACCAAGGAGTGAAGTTACTTACAGCAGATTTAAGTAGTGAAAAATGGAGAAAACAATATGGTGATATTCACAATTTGACAGAGATTGATATAGGCTATCGTTTTATTCACACAACACTTAATAACTAA